The genomic interval GATTATACGGATGTGATGGGGAAAATGCCCTCAAAAGCGTTTCAAAGTGATCTCAGCAATGATGTTCTCTTATCGCCACGTTATGAAATGATGAATATCTTTCAGCAAATGCTCGTCGAAAATCAAAAAAACATCTACTGCCTCAACCTTTATGAGGGCATTCCTATCAGCTCAGAAGCAACGGTTGTAGAGATTTTGGATGCAAATGTAACGTTTCAAATGAGCCCACTGCAAGAAATAGCCATGCTTTTAGAAAATCAAGCGTTTCTTGTGAAAAATAGCTATTTTCCCAACCATCTCAAAGCCGATATTGTTCACATTGCTTTCAAAACCAATCACGTCACCTTGACTAATTTTAGATACGTCCAAAGCATGCCCGCACTTCAACGAGAAGGGGTGCGCGTTTATCCTTCCAAAACATCAAACATCGCGTTGTATCAATCAGACGCACTTTATTTAAACGGCATTCTCCATGACATTTCAACCAAAGGCTTGAGCATTTTAAGCAATGAAAAAGAGGGACTTCATGCAGGCGAAGATGTGTTGTTGGAGTTTGAGCTTCAAGACGAAAAGGACTCCATCAATGGGAAGGTTGTGAATATTATCTCCTATACAAACTCTTTTCGATACTGCATTCACATTGTGCCCAACGAAGGCATAAGCCGCATGATAGCAAACTACATCGAACAGCGCGAAAAAGAGATTACCGCAAAGCTTCAGATGGAACTGCAAAAATACGCCTAAGAAGCGCTTGAATATATAGAGTTCTTACAGAACTCTTGACACGTCTTTAAAGCAAAGCTCTAAAGACTACGTTAACACTGCGTTTTCTTCGGCAGAAAGCTCACGCACCTTTGGCGCTTTTTCTTCTTGCAAAATGAGTTTTGCAAGAAGTCTTATGCTACAATTCAACCACTAAACTACACACATAGGATCGTTATGCCAAATGCTTTTTTGACTTTTTTCTACACAGGGCTCTCGCCCAAAGCGCCTGGAACGGCAGGTTCTTTGCTTGCGGTTATTTTGGGAGCGGGAATTATTCGCTATATTTCCATGGAAACGCTCGTACTTTTGAGCATTCTTTTTACGCTGATGGCGGTTAAACAGATCAATGCGTATGAAGCAACCAGTGGCAATCACGACGATGGTCGCATTGTTATTGACGAAGTGGTGGGCGTGTGGATTGCGCTGATTTTAAGCTCAGGCACCCTCTTTCAAATCGTACTCAGCTTTGCTTTTTTCCGTCTGTTTGACATTTGGAAACCTTCACTCATTGGCAAGATCGACAAAGATGTCAAAGGTGGTTGGGGCGTTATGGGAGACGATATGCTAGCCGGTGTGGTTGCAGGTATCTGCAGTGCGGGCACATTTCAACTCTTTGGGTATTTTTCAAACACTCTCTTAAAGTAAAACATTACTTTTACATAATACGAAAGCCATAAGCGTCATACAACTATACTTTTCATAGATTTTATCAAAAGGACAGACCTATGAAACACCTCTTAAGACTCCTTATGGCGACCACCCTCCTTCTCTCTTTTGCGCAGGCGAAAGAGTTTATCATCGACAATGCGCACTCCAATATTGGCTTTTCTATCAAACACATGATGATCTCCAATGTGAAAGGCAATTTCAACGCGTACACGGCAGACATTGACTTTGATGCAGAGAAAAAAGTCTTTAACAAACTGGGCGCAAAGATTGAAGTGGCGTCCATTGATACGGGCATTACCAAAAGAGATGACCACTTACGAAGTGCTGATTTCTTTGATGTGAAAAAATTTAAAACGATTGATTTTGTGATGACATCCATGAAAGATGGAAAAGTACACGGCAAAATCACGATTCATGGTATTACCAAAGATGTGGTACTTGAGAGCAAAATTCATGGCGTGATCAAAGATTTTCAAGGGCATCAAAGAGTCGGTTTTACGTTAGAGGGTAAACTCAACCGTAAAGACTTTGGACTTGTTTGGAATAAAATCTTAGAAGGTGGCGGACTCACGGTCGATGACACCGTCAATTTAACGATTGAAGTCGAGGCTATCGAGCTTTAAGCGTTTAAATCCATCGCGTTCAAAAGGGAGAGCAAAGTCTAAAAACTGCGCTTTCTCCTCTTCACTCATCTCTATCTCCCACACAACACCATCACTTTGAAACTCCCGATGCTTTACATGTAATGCATGATGCAAGCTGTAGTGTTCAAACCGCGGCACAAGCGGATAATCTGTTTTACATGTAAAGATCTCTTTGAAAACAAATGGGATGAGCGAAGCCGCGGCAATGACCTCTTTGGCACTGCTTCCATAGGCTCGCACTAATCCACCTGTACCGAGCTTTATGCCACCAAAATAGCGCACAATCAACAGCCCAGCATTAACCAGTTCAACCCCTCGCATCACATTTAAAACAGGAGGTCCCGAGGTGCCTTTGGGTTCGCCATCATCGCTATTATTTTCCACAATTTGGCGAAATTCATTGAAAAAACGCTTTGCCCAGACAATGTGTGCCGCTTTGGGATGGTCACTTTTGAGCTTTACATGTAAAGCGTCAAAGTCGCTCATTGGGCAGAGGTATGCTAAGAATGTCGACTTTTTCTCTTCAACCTCCGCAGCAAATATCTGCTCAATGGTCTGCATTAACCCTCTTTTGAGATCACGACTTTAATGTCGGCAGGTTTTGCATGATACGGCGAAGAGGTGACAATAAAATCAACCCCCGTTTTGGCATACGCAACAATGTTCTGCTCACCAATGCCGCCTGTGGCGGAGAGAAGCAGATGCGGAAACTCTTCTTTGAGTGCCACACAACGTTCCAGTGTTTCAAAACTCATCTTTTCACATTGAAGTATCTGCGTTCCCAGTGTCGCAAAATAATGTGCCTCTTCGTAACTATCCACTTCCACGACAATCTTTTTTTCCAAATACTTCTGCTTCATTTTGGCAAATTGTGCTTCAAACGCCGCGTCGCTCTCAAAAAAGACACGATGTTGTTTAAAAACTAAAACCGAGTCATACAACCCCAAACGATGATGTGCCCCACCTCCTGCGTAGACCGCTTTGAGGGCTAACTCTTTGGTGCGAGGGAAAATTTTACGGGTGGTTAAGAGTTCAATTTTAGGATTAACTTCGCGCGCAAGGGTGATCATTGTGTTGGTTTTGGTCGCAATACCGCTTAAAAACTCTAAAATATTTTGAGAGACTTTCCATGCTTTGTGCGTCGCGTCCGCTCTACCATACGCTTCTAAGATCAGCTCACCTGCTTCTAGTCTATCGCCACACGCTTTGTAGGCATAGGTTTCAAGTCCGAGCTTTTGACACATCTCCGTAACAAACTCTACCCCACACAGCACGATAGGCTCTTTAGAAGCAAACGAAATCTTGGCTTTGTGAGACCCAATATCTAATCCAACCGTGGTCATGTCGATCAAACCGACATCTTCACGTATCATATCCATCATAAGCAAACCTTTACTAAATTATAATATTGTAACACAAGAAAATTAAAGAAACTGCTCCTCTTTTTGAAAAAAATGCAGCGCTGTAAAAACCGCCAACGAGATGACGATAAGAATCGCACACAAGAGCAGTGCCAAGCGGTATTCGCCATCAAAAACGGCATTGTAGATGGCAAGCGAGATCGTATCGGTTTTGCCGATTAAATTTCCTCCAAGCATCAACGTAATGCCTACTTCGCCCAAAGCACGAGCCAAAGCAATTAAAAGTGCCGCTACCACACTTTTTTTAATGCAGGGAAGGATAATAAAAATAAAGGTATAAAACCTGCTTCTACCACCCATATAGGCGGCTTCTTTAATGGTTTTGGGGAAAAGTTCGATGGCAGATTGAAGTGGCTTGACCATCAAAGGAAGCGCGGCAACAAACCCCGCGATCACAAGTCCTTTAAATTCAAAGATAAAACGTATGCCCATCGCATTAAAATAGCTTCCAATCCAGCCCTGTTTTCCTAAAAGAAGCAGCAGTAAAAAACCAATCGCAATGGGTGGAAAGATCAAGGGAAGCGTCACGAGTGTTTCAAGAAGCCATTTGTATTTTAGCTCTTCTTTGGAGAGATAATAAGAAAGTGGTATACCCAAAAAAACCAAAAGGAGTGCAACCACACCGATGGTTTTCAGGCTTAGCACCAAAGGGTGCCAAACCTGAACCATTTCATAGCCCATATTTTGTAAATATCTCTTTCGCTTTAGGTGTTTTCAAAAAAGCAACAAATGCTTGACACGCTTGATCGGCTTCGCAGGTACTTAAACTTCCTGCAACGATCTCAATGGGCGTGTAATAGGTTTGTGGGATTTTGATGTAGCCACCCATTTTATCGATGCTATCCAGCGCTGCAGTAAGGTTCATAATGCCCACATCCACCTCGTGTGTGGCGACATACGAACTCACTTGTGGCACTGTCGCTACAACCAAAAGCTTCTCTTTGACACGCGCATACAGCTTTGCATTGTTTAAAAATTCCATACCTGCATCGCCATAAATCGCTTTTTTGGCTTCAGGCATAGCAATGCTTTTAATACTCTCTTTGGTGAGATCTTCGATGCTATCAAAACTCACTCCTTTGGCATACGCGATAACTGCGACTCCCGTGCCAATGGTTTGATACGTCGCAAAACTCAGCTCTTTTTGCTTCTCAAGAAATTTCTTATCGGCTATCACTAAGGAAATTTCAGCCTGTTTGGCATGGGCAAAAATCTGCGCCATATTGCCATACATCGCGTCTATCTTTCCATTCCCACTCGCTTCGTACGCTTTGAGCACTTCCACAACGGGTTTTTTGTACCCTGCTCCCACGGCAATTTTAAGATCATCTGCACACACATGGCTTAACAGTGCCACACATAAAAATACTAAGATTTTTTTCATGATTTTTCCTTCAATCGTTGAATCATAGGGGCAAATGCTTTCGTTCCAATGCTGACGATGTCGCCTACATGTAAATCATTCGCCTCACCGCCATCAAGGACCACTTCGACGATCTGCTGACCAATGGCGATGATCGCGATGTATATGACATCAACCTTCACAATGTCCAAAAGCTCTCCCTCAAAAGAGAATTTTTGACTGCCTTGGGTGCGAAGTAGTACACTTTTTGCATCGCCATCTTGCATCACTTTACCTTGTGAAAGAACCACAACGCGTGAACTCAAACGGTAAATTTCACTCGGATCATGACTGACCATAATGGTCGTCGTACCAAAGTTTTTATGAAGCGTTAAAATCTCATGTTGCAATTTGTTGCGCATGGTTGGATCAAGCGCAGAGAGCGGTTCATCCATCAAAAGGAGCTTGGGTCTATTCATCATCGCGCGGCACAAACTCACGCGTTGCTTTTGACCGCCCGACAACGTTGCAGGCTTACGACTTGCTAGCTCTGCAAGCTCAGTCAACTCTAAAAGCTGTTTGGCTAGTTCTCTGTCTTTGCGCACAAAAAGAAGATTTTCCAAAACGCTCATATTGGGAAACAGAGCGTAGTCTTGAAAAACAAACCCGATACCTCGTTGCT from Sulfurospirillum multivorans DSM 12446 carries:
- a CDS encoding PilZ domain-containing protein, translated to MKTNAFLNNDTQKLEESLALFLKEFKPLFEDFFTSLCTKFDPTIEAHSAKEMAIALTQSLLNTQDAPLLYEKIFLALRQDHPSIDFVIQKSMVYVLEHSVIFAQTHSIPLNVELLCERLYQLIDSLALHANALSLQSDAVIDYTDVMGKMPSKAFQSDLSNDVLLSPRYEMMNIFQQMLVENQKNIYCLNLYEGIPISSEATVVEILDANVTFQMSPLQEIAMLLENQAFLVKNSYFPNHLKADIVHIAFKTNHVTLTNFRYVQSMPALQREGVRVYPSKTSNIALYQSDALYLNGILHDISTKGLSILSNEKEGLHAGEDVLLEFELQDEKDSINGKVVNIISYTNSFRYCIHIVPNEGISRMIANYIEQREKEITAKLQMELQKYA
- a CDS encoding phosphatidylglycerophosphatase A family protein, with product MPNAFLTFFYTGLSPKAPGTAGSLLAVILGAGIIRYISMETLVLLSILFTLMAVKQINAYEATSGNHDDGRIVIDEVVGVWIALILSSGTLFQIVLSFAFFRLFDIWKPSLIGKIDKDVKGGWGVMGDDMLAGVVAGICSAGTFQLFGYFSNTLLK
- a CDS encoding YceI family protein → MKHLLRLLMATTLLLSFAQAKEFIIDNAHSNIGFSIKHMMISNVKGNFNAYTADIDFDAEKKVFNKLGAKIEVASIDTGITKRDDHLRSADFFDVKKFKTIDFVMTSMKDGKVHGKITIHGITKDVVLESKIHGVIKDFQGHQRVGFTLEGKLNRKDFGLVWNKILEGGGLTVDDTVNLTIEVEAIEL
- a CDS encoding IMPACT family protein; amino-acid sequence: MQTIEQIFAAEVEEKKSTFLAYLCPMSDFDALHVKLKSDHPKAAHIVWAKRFFNEFRQIVENNSDDGEPKGTSGPPVLNVMRGVELVNAGLLIVRYFGGIKLGTGGLVRAYGSSAKEVIAAASLIPFVFKEIFTCKTDYPLVPRFEHYSLHHALHVKHREFQSDGVVWEIEMSEEEKAQFLDFALPFERDGFKRLKLDSLDFNR
- the modD gene encoding ModD protein gives rise to the protein MMDMIREDVGLIDMTTVGLDIGSHKAKISFASKEPIVLCGVEFVTEMCQKLGLETYAYKACGDRLEAGELILEAYGRADATHKAWKVSQNILEFLSGIATKTNTMITLAREVNPKIELLTTRKIFPRTKELALKAVYAGGGAHHRLGLYDSVLVFKQHRVFFESDAAFEAQFAKMKQKYLEKKIVVEVDSYEEAHYFATLGTQILQCEKMSFETLERCVALKEEFPHLLLSATGGIGEQNIVAYAKTGVDFIVTSSPYHAKPADIKVVISKEG
- the modB gene encoding molybdate ABC transporter permease subunit, whose amino-acid sequence is MVQVWHPLVLSLKTIGVVALLLVFLGIPLSYYLSKEELKYKWLLETLVTLPLIFPPIAIGFLLLLLLGKQGWIGSYFNAMGIRFIFEFKGLVIAGFVAALPLMVKPLQSAIELFPKTIKEAAYMGGRSRFYTFIFIILPCIKKSVVAALLIALARALGEVGITLMLGGNLIGKTDTISLAIYNAVFDGEYRLALLLCAILIVISLAVFTALHFFQKEEQFL
- the modA gene encoding molybdate ABC transporter substrate-binding protein, which gives rise to MKKILVFLCVALLSHVCADDLKIAVGAGYKKPVVEVLKAYEASGNGKIDAMYGNMAQIFAHAKQAEISLVIADKKFLEKQKELSFATYQTIGTGVAVIAYAKGVSFDSIEDLTKESIKSIAMPEAKKAIYGDAGMEFLNNAKLYARVKEKLLVVATVPQVSSYVATHEVDVGIMNLTAALDSIDKMGGYIKIPQTYYTPIEIVAGSLSTCEADQACQAFVAFLKTPKAKEIFTKYGL
- a CDS encoding ABC transporter ATP-binding protein, with translation MIEIDVHKELLGSMGKMELDVNLSIESKNFVALSGQSGSGKTTLLRILAGLENAQGKIRVDDELWLDGANCLAPQQRGIGFVFQDYALFPNMSVLENLLFVRKDRELAKQLLELTELAELASRKPATLSGGQKQRVSLCRAMMNRPKLLLMDEPLSALDPTMRNKLQHEILTLHKNFGTTTIMVSHDPSEIYRLSSRVVVLSQGKVMQDGDAKSVLLRTQGSQKFSFEGELLDIVKVDVIYIAIIAIGQQIVEVVLDGGEANDLHVGDIVSIGTKAFAPMIQRLKEKS